AAAGCGAGAGACTCTCGACTTCCCCCCATGTTTAAAAAGATACTGATAGCCAATCGCGGCGAGATCGCCGTTCGCATCATTCGCACTGCCCAGAAGCTTGGAGTTCAGACCGTAGCGGTCTATTCCGACGCAGACCGGAATGCTCCCCATGTCTCTATGGCGGATGAATCCGTGCGGGTAGGGCCGGCGCCGGTTTCGGAAAGCTATCTGAATCAGGCGGCGATTGTGCAAGCCTGTGTCGACACTGGGGCCGAAGCGGTTCATCCGGGCTATGGTCTCTTGAGCGAATCCGCTACCTTCGCCGAGGCTTTGGAAGCGGCGGGGATCGCCTTTGTCGGACCCAGGCCCGAGCATCTGCGCAATTTTGGGCTGAAGCACACGGCCCGTGATCTGGCGGTGGATTCGGGAGTGCCTTTGGTGCCGGGGACCGATCTGTTGACCAGCCTCGCTGAGGCGCAGGCGGAGTCGGAGAAGATTGGCTATCCGATCATGCTCAAGAGCACGGCAGGCGGAGGAGGGATCGGAATGCAGATCTGCCGCAGCGCTGAAGACCTTGCCGAAGCGTTTGAGCGGGTCAAACGATTGGGGCAGTCCAATTTCGGCGAAGGGGGTGTTTTTCTCGAAAAGTATATCGAGCGAGCGCGCCACTTGGAGGTTCAGATCTTCGGGGATGGAAAGGGTGGGGCCGTATCGCTCGGTGTCCGGGATTGTTCCGCTCAACGCCGGAATCAGAAAGTCATTGAGGAGACTCCGGCCTCTGGAGTGCCGGAAGAGGTCTTGGAGGGATTGCAGTCGTCGGCTGTGAAACTGGCCGAATCTGTAAAGTATCGGTCTGCCGGGACCGTCGAGTTTATCTATGATGTTGGGGCCCAGGGCTTCTACTTCCTCGAGGTGAATACACGCCTCCAGGTTGAGCACGGAGTTACGGAACAGGTTCAGGGCGTCGATTTGGTCGAGTGGATGATCGCCTTGGCGGCGGATGAGCTTTCTTCGCTCGCACTTCCGGATAACCGACCGGGAGGGCACAGCATCGAAGCTCGCATTTACGCAGAAAATCCCCTGCAGGATTTTCGTCCCTCGAGCGGCCTGCTCAATCATGTTCAATTTCCGGAAGGCGTTCGATGCGATCATTGGATCGCGTCCGGAGCGGAGGTGAGTCCTTATTACGATCCCTTGCTGGCGAAGATCATCGTTCATGAAGAATCCCGCGAGGAGGCCCTTCAGGCTTTAGAGAAAGCGCTGCGGGATACGGAACTCTACGGCATTGAGACGAATCGGGAGTATTTGATCGCCTTGGCCGGAAGCTCCTTGTTGGCGGAGAATGAGATGACGACCCAATCGTTGGCCTCTTTCGCTTATGAGCCGCGGATGATTGACGTTTTAAAACCCGGCACCCAAACGACCGTGCAGGACTTTCCGGGACGCCTTGGCTACTGGGATGTTGGAGTCCCACCGTCCGGACCGATGGATTCCCGATCGTTCCGTTTGGGGAATCGCCTCCTTGGAAACGATGCGGATGCTGCGGGCCTGGAAATCACGGTTCAAGGACCCAAGCTTCATTTTCACTCGAGCACGACGATCGTTCTTACCGGAGCGACGACGGACGCCACCGTTGATGGTGATCCAATAGACTTCTGGGGGCCGGTTGTGATCGAGGCGGGTTCGGTGCTCGATGTGGGGCAGGTGAGTGATGTCGGGATGCGGGCTTATCTCTGCATCGCCGGGGGATTCGATGTCGCCGAATATCTGGGAAGCAAATCCACTTTTACCCTCGGTCAGTTTGGCGGACACGGGGGGCGGGCTCTACAGACTGGCGATGTTCTTCATTTTAATGGTCCATCCGGGTTGGCCGTTTCCGAAGAGCTGCCGGAAGCATTGCGTCCGCAGTGGTCGAACCATTGGTCGATCAAGGTCTTATACGGCCCGCACGGTGCTCCGGACTATTTCACTCCGGAGGATATTGATACCTTTTTGAACACGGATTGGGAGGTGCACTTCAACTCCGCCCGCACCGGAGTTCGGCTCATCGGTCCGAAGCCCCAATGGGCCCGCACCGATGGAGGCGAGGCGGGGCTTCACCCTTCCAATATTCACGACAACGCTTACGCGGTCGGGGCTGTGGACTTTACGGGCGATATGCCGGTGATTCTCGGTCCGGACGGGCCGAGTCTGGGGGGCTTTGTTTGTCCGGTGACGATTGCCGCGGCGGAGTTGTGGAAGATCGGTCAACTGAAGCCAGGCGACACAATTCGTTTCGAGTGCGTCACCCAAGAAGAGGCAACCCGGATGTTGGAGGCGTCAGAAACTCTGCTTCAGGACCTCAATGGTCCAGACGTCGTTCCGGAGATTCATGTTCCAGTCGGCGATGAAGCGATCCTTGTCGACATGGGGGAAGGGGATGACCGCTGGGTGGTTCGCCAGTCTGGAGATGATAACGTCTTGATCGAGTTTGGTCCGCCGGTTCTGAACCTTCGGCTTCGGTTTGCCGTGCACGTCTTTTACGAGGCCTTGAAGGAGGATCTCTTCGAGGGAATTATCGACCTGACCCCGGGAATACGCTCTCTGCAGGTGCATTTTGACAATCGGAAGGTGAGCCGGGCTGCAGTTCTGGAATGGGTGAGGAATAAGAAGGAAGGCTTGGGTCCATTGGAGGATCAGACCGTGCCCTCGCGGATCGTTCATCTACCTTTGTCCTGGGATGACCCGGCAACCCAGAAAGCGATAGACCGCTACATTACCTCGGTTCGAGACGATGCTCCTTGGTGCCCCTCGAATCTGGAGTTCATCCGCCGCATGAACGGGCTCGATTCGATTGAAGACGTGAAGAAGATCGTTTTTGAGGCGAGCTATGTAGTTCTCGGTCTCGGTGATGTTTACCTCGGAGCTCCGGTGGCAACACCGTTGGATCCGCGACAGCGTCTGGTAACCACCAAATACAACCCTGCCCGCACCTGGACGCCGGAGAACGCGGTTGGGATCGGCGGAACTTATCTCTGTGTCTATGGGATGGAGGGACCGGGTGGATACCAGTTTGTGGGAAGGACGCTTCAGATGTGGAATCGCTACGGTTCGTCGGAGTCATTCCACGACGACACGCGATGGCTCCTTCGGTTCTTTGACCAGATTCGTTTTTATCCCGTATCGGCGGAAGAGCTCTTGGAGATCCGTGAAGATTTTCCGAACGGACGATATCCAATTCGTATTGAAGAAAGCTCCTTCTCGCTGGCCGAGCACGAAGCCATGCTCGAGCGCGAGGCGGACAGTATCGCCGAGTTTAAGGAAAAGCAGCAGACTGCATTTAATGAAGAGCGCTCGCGGTGGAATGAGGCGGACCAAAAGTCGGCTCAGCAGGAAGTCGTTGATTCCGACGAAGTTGATACCGAACTTCCCGAGGGGGTGGAAGCGGTGGAGAGCCCGGTTGCAGGGAGCCTCTATCAGATTCTGGTCGAGGAAGGAGACTCGGTCGAAGAAGGACAAGCGGTCTTAATTGTCGAATCCATGAAGATGGAGATCACAGTCACCAGCCCCAATGCCGGAACCGTGCAGTCTATCCTCAAACAGCCGGGTCAACCGATCAAACCGGGTGAAATCTTGCTCGGGGTCGACCCGTCCTGATCGAGAAATGAGGTCCCGGTAGGTCGGCGGGCGACTTCCGGGAGGTCACAAACCCTATTGAGGGTCTTCAACCATTTCCCCGACGATGAAGATGGAACCCGTGTGCCAGCGGTTGGGCTCGTATTTTTCGGGGGACTTTTCGATGTCGTCGCGATTTCGTTCGAAGAGGACTTGGCTTTTGTCGAATTCTTCGTCGAGTACGCGAATGGTGAACTCATGCTCGGAGTCGTCGATTCCATCGGCAATGCCGAGAGTAGAGAGTCGGGAGTAGGTGCAGTATCCGTCCATCCGGGTCTTTTCCTTGGATTGTCCGTCAATCGTGATCTCGAGCACGGCTGCATCGGGGCCAAGAAGGTCATAGACCATGGCTTTGGAGCCTTTGAAGCGGAACGACAAGGTTGCACCGGGGTTGAGGCGGTAGAGAGGGTTCAGGCGTGATCCAAACCGTTTGGCGAGAGGATCTCCCATTTCGCTCAAATTTTCGTAGGGACCGTCGAGCATCTCTTCGGTGATCGTGATTTGCTGGGCATCCTCGAAGTTGTCCTCGCGGATAGGAGT
This genomic stretch from Puniceicoccus vermicola harbors:
- the uca gene encoding urea carboxylase, which encodes MFKKILIANRGEIAVRIIRTAQKLGVQTVAVYSDADRNAPHVSMADESVRVGPAPVSESYLNQAAIVQACVDTGAEAVHPGYGLLSESATFAEALEAAGIAFVGPRPEHLRNFGLKHTARDLAVDSGVPLVPGTDLLTSLAEAQAESEKIGYPIMLKSTAGGGGIGMQICRSAEDLAEAFERVKRLGQSNFGEGGVFLEKYIERARHLEVQIFGDGKGGAVSLGVRDCSAQRRNQKVIEETPASGVPEEVLEGLQSSAVKLAESVKYRSAGTVEFIYDVGAQGFYFLEVNTRLQVEHGVTEQVQGVDLVEWMIALAADELSSLALPDNRPGGHSIEARIYAENPLQDFRPSSGLLNHVQFPEGVRCDHWIASGAEVSPYYDPLLAKIIVHEESREEALQALEKALRDTELYGIETNREYLIALAGSSLLAENEMTTQSLASFAYEPRMIDVLKPGTQTTVQDFPGRLGYWDVGVPPSGPMDSRSFRLGNRLLGNDADAAGLEITVQGPKLHFHSSTTIVLTGATTDATVDGDPIDFWGPVVIEAGSVLDVGQVSDVGMRAYLCIAGGFDVAEYLGSKSTFTLGQFGGHGGRALQTGDVLHFNGPSGLAVSEELPEALRPQWSNHWSIKVLYGPHGAPDYFTPEDIDTFLNTDWEVHFNSARTGVRLIGPKPQWARTDGGEAGLHPSNIHDNAYAVGAVDFTGDMPVILGPDGPSLGGFVCPVTIAAAELWKIGQLKPGDTIRFECVTQEEATRMLEASETLLQDLNGPDVVPEIHVPVGDEAILVDMGEGDDRWVVRQSGDDNVLIEFGPPVLNLRLRFAVHVFYEALKEDLFEGIIDLTPGIRSLQVHFDNRKVSRAAVLEWVRNKKEGLGPLEDQTVPSRIVHLPLSWDDPATQKAIDRYITSVRDDAPWCPSNLEFIRRMNGLDSIEDVKKIVFEASYVVLGLGDVYLGAPVATPLDPRQRLVTTKYNPARTWTPENAVGIGGTYLCVYGMEGPGGYQFVGRTLQMWNRYGSSESFHDDTRWLLRFFDQIRFYPVSAEELLEIREDFPNGRYPIRIEESSFSLAEHEAMLEREADSIAEFKEKQQTAFNEERSRWNEADQKSAQQEVVDSDEVDTELPEGVEAVESPVAGSLYQILVEEGDSVEEGQAVLIVESMKMEITVTSPNAGTVQSILKQPGQPIKPGEILLGVDPS